Genomic window (Arthrobacter sp. StoSoilA2):
TGCCGGAGCCGGGTCGGTGTAGTCATCAGCAGGCACGTAAATAGCCTGCATCGACGTGATGGAGTGGCCCTTGGTGGACGTGATGCGCTCCTGGAGGAGGCCCATCTCGTCAGCAAGGTTCGGCTGGTAACCCACAGCGGACGGCATACGGCCAAGCAGCGTGGAAACTTCCGAACCTGCCTGCGTGAAGCGGAAGATGTTGTCAATGAAGAGCAACACGTCCTGGTTCTGAACATCGCGGAAGTACTCCGCCATGGTCAGTGCGGACAGGGCCACGCGCAGACGCGTTCCCGGCGGCTCATCCATCTGGCCGAAGACAAGGGCGGTGTCCTTGAGAACGCCGGCCTCTTCCATTTCAACCCAGAGGTCGTTACCTTCACGGGTACGCTCGCCAACACCGGCGAATACGGAAGTACCACCGAAGTTGCGGGCAACACGGGTGATCATTTCCTGGATCAGAACGGTCTTGCCAACACCGGCGCCACCGAACAGGCCGATCTTTCCACCCTTGATGTACGGGGTGAGGAGGTCGATGACCTTGATGCCGGTCTCGAGCATCTCCGTGGAGCCCTCGAGGGAAGCGAAGGCCGGAGCCTTGCGGTGGATCGGCCAGTAGGCGTCAGCCTTGATCTCGGATTCTTCGACGTCCAGCGGCTTGCCGAGGACGTTGAAGATGTGGCCCTTGACGCCGTCGCCGACGGGCACGGAGATCGGAGCACCCGAGTCCTGCACGGTGGTACCGCGGACGAGTCCGTCGGTAGCCTGCAGGGAGATGGCGCGGACGAGGTTGTCACCCAGGTGCTGGGAGGTCTCGAACGTGATGGTCTTGGTCTGGCCATTGAGTGTGATCTCAGTGGTCAGAGCGTTGTAAATCGAGGGGATTGCGTCAGCCGGGAATTCGACGTCGACAACCGGACCAATAACACGGGCAATGCGGCCGGTGGCACCGGCCGTTGCTACGTGTTCGGTAGCAGTGGCAGTCATCTCTCTCACTTCACTCAGTAGATGGCGTGGGGTTAAGTTTATCTGTTTGGTGCAGGTGCGGCTTCGAGCCGAATCCGTTACCGGCTAGGACGCGAGGGCGTCGGCGCCGGCCACGATTTCGGAAAGCTCCTGCGTAATCTCGGCCTGGCGGGCCGTGTTGCGAAGGCGCGTGTACTTCTTGATCAGTTCCGTAGCGTTGTCACCGGCCGACTTCATGGCACGCTGGCGGGCTGCGAGCTCGGAAGCTGCGGCCTGCAGCATGGCTGCAAAGATGCGGGATTCGATGTAACGCGGAAGCAGGGCATCAAGGACCTGCTCCGTTTCCGGTTCGAACTCGTACAACGGCAGCAGGTCGGACTCCGAAGCGGCTTCTTCTTCGACGACTTCCAGAGGAAGCAAACGGATAACCGTCGGCTCCTGCGTCACCATGGACTTGAAGCGGGTGTATACGACGTGGATTTCGTCCACGCCACCTTCTTCGTAGTCGGTGGCGAAGTCTTCGAGGAGTGCAGCTCCGACTTCCTGTGCGGTTTCGAATTCCGGTGCATCCGTGCCGCCAGTCCAATTGCGGGCGTAGTCACGGTTGC
Coding sequences:
- the atpD gene encoding F0F1 ATP synthase subunit beta, producing the protein MTATATEHVATAGATGRIARVIGPVVDVEFPADAIPSIYNALTTEITLNGQTKTITFETSQHLGDNLVRAISLQATDGLVRGTTVQDSGAPISVPVGDGVKGHIFNVLGKPLDVEESEIKADAYWPIHRKAPAFASLEGSTEMLETGIKVIDLLTPYIKGGKIGLFGGAGVGKTVLIQEMITRVARNFGGTSVFAGVGERTREGNDLWVEMEEAGVLKDTALVFGQMDEPPGTRLRVALSALTMAEYFRDVQNQDVLLFIDNIFRFTQAGSEVSTLLGRMPSAVGYQPNLADEMGLLQERITSTKGHSITSMQAIYVPADDYTDPAPATTFAHLDATTELSREIASRGLYPAVDPLTSTSRILDPQYIGKDHYNTAVRVKQILQKNKELQDIIAILGVDELSEEDKIVVSRARRIQQFLSQNTYTAKQFTGVEGSTVSIKDTVEGFTAICDGELDHIAEQAFFNVGGLDDVERNWAKIQEQTK
- a CDS encoding F0F1 ATP synthase subunit gamma, which codes for MGAQIRVYRQKISSTTSMRKIFKAMELIATSRIGKARARVAASLPYANAITRAVSAVASQSEIDHPLTTEPEQIRRAAVLIITSDRGLAGSYSASVLKQAEGLTELLHAEGKEVKAYLVGRKAQAYFDFRNRDYARNWTGGTDAPEFETAQEVGAALLEDFATDYEEGGVDEIHVVYTRFKSMVTQEPTVIRLLPLEVVEEEAASESDLLPLYEFEPETEQVLDALLPRYIESRIFAAMLQAAASELAARQRAMKSAGDNATELIKKYTRLRNTARQAEITQELSEIVAGADALAS